The following proteins are encoded in a genomic region of Glycine max cultivar Williams 82 chromosome 18, Glycine_max_v4.0, whole genome shotgun sequence:
- the LOC100817663 gene encoding uncharacterized protein At4g14342, with product MQASDRFNINSQLEHLQAKYVGTGHADLNRFEWAVNIQRDSYASYIGHYPLLGFFAIAENESIGRERYSFMQKMLLPCGLPPEREED from the exons ATGCAG GCTAGTGATAGGTTTAACATCAATTCTCAGCTCGAGCATCTCCAAGCCAAATATGTTGGAACTGGCCATGCTGATTTGAACAGATT TGAGTGGGCAGTGAACATTCAACGTGATAGCTATGCATCATATATTGGGCACTACCCTTTACTGGGATTCTTTGCTATTGCTGAAAATGAATCTATTGGAAGAGAACGCTACAGCTTTATGcag aaaatgctCCTGCCTTGTGGTTTGCCTCCCGAAAGAGAAGAAGATTAA
- the LOC100306067 gene encoding protein PLASTID REDOX INSENSITIVE 2, chloroplastic-like isoform X1, which produces MTSCTSFASFLISSSSFPSLCFAQTHSITCKQRFPFPSVKGRRKFSTLPFSSTKRLVTRAAEYKFPDPIPEFADAETQKFKSHLLKKLSKKDMYGESIEEVVGICTENRVGCVLVWFTEICSLHWFHLLALADFQHFLTLRVWRSWYTLGPSFR; this is translated from the exons ATGACTTCTTGCACCTCTTTTGCATCCTttctcatttcttcttcttcatttccttcATTGTGCTTCGCGCAAACCCACTCAATCACATGTAAACAACGCTTCCCATTTCCTTCTgtaaagggaagaagaaagttcTCAACTTTACCATTTTCATCCACCAAAAGGCTCGTTACAAGAGCCGCTGAGTACAAATTCCCAGACCCTATTCCCGAATTTGCAGATGCC GAGACTCAAAAATTCAAAAGCCACCTtctcaaaaagctttcaaagaAAGATATGTATGGAGAATCAATTGAGGAAGTTGTAGGAATTTGCACTGAG AACAGGGTTGGTTGTGTTCTAGTTTGGTTTACAGAAATTTGCAGCTTGCACTGGTTTCATCTATTGGCATTAGCAG ATTTTCAGCACTTTCTTACACTCCGAGTATGGAGGTCCTGGTACACTCTTGGTCCTTCCTTTCGTTGA
- the LOC100306067 gene encoding Protein PLASTID REDOX INSENSITIVE 2, chloroplastic-like precursor has product MTSCTSFASFLISSSSFPSLCFAQTHSITCKQRFPFPSVKGRRKFSTLPFSSTKRLVTRAAEYKFPDPIPEFADAETQKFKSHLLKKLSKKDMYGESIEEVVGICTEIFSTFLHSEYGGPGTLLVLPFVDMADALNEQGLPGGPQAARAAIKWAQDHVDKDWKEWTNGDNNKK; this is encoded by the exons ATGACTTCTTGCACCTCTTTTGCATCCTttctcatttcttcttcttcatttccttcATTGTGCTTCGCGCAAACCCACTCAATCACATGTAAACAACGCTTCCCATTTCCTTCTgtaaagggaagaagaaagttcTCAACTTTACCATTTTCATCCACCAAAAGGCTCGTTACAAGAGCCGCTGAGTACAAATTCCCAGACCCTATTCCCGAATTTGCAGATGCC GAGACTCAAAAATTCAAAAGCCACCTtctcaaaaagctttcaaagaAAGATATGTATGGAGAATCAATTGAGGAAGTTGTAGGAATTTGCACTGAG ATTTTCAGCACTTTCTTACACTCCGAGTATGGAGGTCCTGGTACACTCTTGGTCCTTCCTTTCGTTGACATGGCCGATGCCCTAAATGAACAAGGATTGCCTGGTGGGCCACAAGCTGCACGTGCTGCGATCAAGTGGGCTCAAGATCATGTTGACAAAGACTGGAAAGAATGGACTAATGGtgataacaacaaaaaatag